The following proteins are encoded in a genomic region of Corylus avellana chromosome ca4, CavTom2PMs-1.0:
- the LOC132177038 gene encoding UDP-glycosyltransferase 75C1-like isoform X1: MNVSKFEQPEPFAQSSYSQYTIMVRPHFLLITFPAQGHINPGLQFAKRLIRLGAHVTFVTTVAARRRMAKIPDPNGLSFSTFSDGYDDGFKDGDDAGNYMSEIKRRGSQALTDLVVSSANEGRPFTGLVYTTFLPWAGDVASELHLPSAVIWIQPAMVLDIYYYFFNGYGDVIRNSSNDPSCPIQLPGLPLLTSRDLPSFLLASNTHTFVLPTLQEQLEALGKESKPIILVNTFDALELEALRAIEKFNLIGIGPLTPSAFLDGKDPSDTSFGGDLFQSSKDYMEWLDSKPKSSVVYVSFGTLLVLSKQQMEEIARGLLDSGRPFLWVIKAKENGEEEKQEDKLSCMEELEEKGKIVPWCSQLEVLSHPSLGCFVTHCGWNSTLEGLSCGVPVVAFPQWSDQGTNAKLIEDMWKTGVRVAANEDGIVGGDEIKRCLELILGGGRGEDIRRNAMKWKALAAEAATEGGSSYNNLKAFVDEIVQGIFQVTLLVYISLGHLGSWMCTLLLLPFWTF, translated from the exons ATGAATGTCTCAAAATTTGAGCAACCAGAGCCATTTGCACAGAGCAGTTACAGCCAATACACCATCATGGTCCGGCCCCACTTCCTCCTCATAACATTTCCGGCCCAGGGCCATATCAATCCCGGCCTCCAATTCGCCAAGCGCCTCATTCGCTTAGGGGCGCACGTCACCTTCGTCACCACCGTCGCCGCCCGCCGCCGCATGGCCAAAATCCCTGATCCCAACGGCTTGTCCTTCTCCACCTTCTCCGACGGCTACGACGACGGCTTTAAAGATGGTGACGACGCCGGCAACTACATGTCCGAGATCAAGCGCCGTGGCTCCCAAGCTCTCACTGATCTTGTCGTGTCCAGCGCTAACGAGGGTCGCCCATTTACAGGCTTGGTCTACACCACCTTCCTCCCTTGGGCTGGGGACGTGGCGAGTGAACTTCACCTCCCATCGGCGGTTATTTGGATTCAACCCGCCATGGTTTTGGACATATACTACTACTTCTTCAATGGTTATGGTGATGTCATCAGGAACAGCAGCAATGACCCCTCCTGTCCGATACAATTACCGGGACTGCCATTGCTCACTAGCCGTGACCTGCCGTCCTTCTTGCTTGCTTCAAATACGCATACTTTTGTGCTCCCAACGCTTCAAGAGCAACTTGAAGCGCTTGGAAAAGAAAGCAAGCCGATAATATTAGTGAACACCTTTGATGCACTGGAGCTGGAGGCGTTAAGAGCGATCGAAAAGTTCAATTTGATTGGAATTGGGCCGCTAACGCCGTCTGCTTTTTTGGATGGAAAAGATCCATCCGACACTTCTTTTGGAGGAGATCTTTTCCAAAGTTCCAAGGACTACATGGAATGGCTCGACTCCAAGCCCAAATCATCCGTTGTATACGTGTCGTTCGGGACCTTATTAGTGTTATCCAAGCAACAAATGGAGGAAATTGCACGCGGATTGTTGGATTCCGGCCGGCCATTCTTGTGGGTCATAAAAGCTAAGGAAaacggagaagaagagaagcaagaAGATAAATTGAGTTGTATGGAGGAATtggaagaaaagggaaagatCGTGCCGTGGTGCTCTCAATTGGAGGTTTTGTCACACCCCTCATTGGGATGTTTTGTGACACACTGCGGGTGGAATTCAACTTTGGAGGGCTTAAGTTGTGGGGTGCCAGTGGTGGCGTTCCCCCAGTGGTCGGATCAAGGGACAAACGCGAAGCTGATTGAGGACATGTGGAAGACGGGAGTGAGGGTGGCTGCAAATGAGGATGGAATTGTGGGAGGTGATGAGATCAAGAGATGCTTGGAATTGATTCTAGGAGGAGGGAGAGGGGAAGATATTAGAAGGAATGCTATGAAATGGAAGGCTTTGGCTGCAGAGGCTGCCACTGAAGGCGGTTCTTCGTATAACAATCTTAAAGCTTTTGTCGATGAGATTGTACAAG GGATATTTCAAGTAACTCTCTTGGTGTATATATCCCTCGGTCACTTGGGAAGCTGGATGTGCACATTATTATTGTTGCCTTTTTGGACATTTTGA
- the LOC132177038 gene encoding UDP-glycosyltransferase 75C1-like isoform X2, translating to MNVSKFEQPEPFAQSSYSQYTIMVRPHFLLITFPAQGHINPGLQFAKRLIRLGAHVTFVTTVAARRRMAKIPDPNGLSFSTFSDGYDDGFKDGDDAGNYMSEIKRRGSQALTDLVVSSANEGRPFTGLVYTTFLPWAGDVASELHLPSAVIWIQPAMVLDIYYYFFNGYGDVIRNSSNDPSCPIQLPGLPLLTSRDLPSFLLASNTHTFVLPTLQEQLEALGKESKPIILVNTFDALELEALRAIEKFNLIGIGPLTPSAFLDGKDPSDTSFGGDLFQSSKDYMEWLDSKPKSSVVYVSFGTLLVLSKQQMEEIARGLLDSGRPFLWVIKAKENGEEEKQEDKLSCMEELEEKGKIVPWCSQLEVLSHPSLGCFVTHCGWNSTLEGLSCGVPVVAFPQWSDQGTNAKLIEDMWKTGVRVAANEDGIVGGDEIKRCLELILGGGRGEDIRRNAMKWKALAAEAATEGGSSYNNLKAFVDEIVQDEFCLLLIQGYFK from the exons ATGAATGTCTCAAAATTTGAGCAACCAGAGCCATTTGCACAGAGCAGTTACAGCCAATACACCATCATGGTCCGGCCCCACTTCCTCCTCATAACATTTCCGGCCCAGGGCCATATCAATCCCGGCCTCCAATTCGCCAAGCGCCTCATTCGCTTAGGGGCGCACGTCACCTTCGTCACCACCGTCGCCGCCCGCCGCCGCATGGCCAAAATCCCTGATCCCAACGGCTTGTCCTTCTCCACCTTCTCCGACGGCTACGACGACGGCTTTAAAGATGGTGACGACGCCGGCAACTACATGTCCGAGATCAAGCGCCGTGGCTCCCAAGCTCTCACTGATCTTGTCGTGTCCAGCGCTAACGAGGGTCGCCCATTTACAGGCTTGGTCTACACCACCTTCCTCCCTTGGGCTGGGGACGTGGCGAGTGAACTTCACCTCCCATCGGCGGTTATTTGGATTCAACCCGCCATGGTTTTGGACATATACTACTACTTCTTCAATGGTTATGGTGATGTCATCAGGAACAGCAGCAATGACCCCTCCTGTCCGATACAATTACCGGGACTGCCATTGCTCACTAGCCGTGACCTGCCGTCCTTCTTGCTTGCTTCAAATACGCATACTTTTGTGCTCCCAACGCTTCAAGAGCAACTTGAAGCGCTTGGAAAAGAAAGCAAGCCGATAATATTAGTGAACACCTTTGATGCACTGGAGCTGGAGGCGTTAAGAGCGATCGAAAAGTTCAATTTGATTGGAATTGGGCCGCTAACGCCGTCTGCTTTTTTGGATGGAAAAGATCCATCCGACACTTCTTTTGGAGGAGATCTTTTCCAAAGTTCCAAGGACTACATGGAATGGCTCGACTCCAAGCCCAAATCATCCGTTGTATACGTGTCGTTCGGGACCTTATTAGTGTTATCCAAGCAACAAATGGAGGAAATTGCACGCGGATTGTTGGATTCCGGCCGGCCATTCTTGTGGGTCATAAAAGCTAAGGAAaacggagaagaagagaagcaagaAGATAAATTGAGTTGTATGGAGGAATtggaagaaaagggaaagatCGTGCCGTGGTGCTCTCAATTGGAGGTTTTGTCACACCCCTCATTGGGATGTTTTGTGACACACTGCGGGTGGAATTCAACTTTGGAGGGCTTAAGTTGTGGGGTGCCAGTGGTGGCGTTCCCCCAGTGGTCGGATCAAGGGACAAACGCGAAGCTGATTGAGGACATGTGGAAGACGGGAGTGAGGGTGGCTGCAAATGAGGATGGAATTGTGGGAGGTGATGAGATCAAGAGATGCTTGGAATTGATTCTAGGAGGAGGGAGAGGGGAAGATATTAGAAGGAATGCTATGAAATGGAAGGCTTTGGCTGCAGAGGCTGCCACTGAAGGCGGTTCTTCGTATAACAATCTTAAAGCTTTTGTCGATGAGATTGTACAAG ATGAATTTTGTCTTCTGCTCATACAGGGATATTTCAAGTAA
- the LOC132179106 gene encoding UDP-glycosyltransferase 75C1-like, giving the protein MHVSKFEQPEPFAQSRYSLYTIMVRPHFLLITFPIQGHINPGLQFSKRLIRLGAHVTFVTSVAARRRMAKTPDPDGLTFSTFSDGYDDGFKFIGGDPGNYMSEIRRRGSQALTDLVVSSANEGRPFTGLVYTILLPWVGDVASELHLPSALLWIQPAMVLDIYYYFFNGYGDVIRNSSNDPSCPIQLPGLPLLTSRDLSCVSLASNAHTFMLPTLQEQLEALEKESKPIILVNTFDALEPEALRAIEKFNLIGIGPLTPSAFLDGKDPSDTSFGGDLFQSSKDYIEWLNSKSKSSVVYVSFGSILVLSKQQMEEIARGLLESGRPFLWVIRDKQNGEEEKEEDILSCMEELEEKGKIVPWCSQFEVLSHPSLGCFVTHCGWNSTLESLTCGVPMVAFPQWSDQGTNAKLIEDVWKTGVRVTANEDGIVGGDEIKRCLELILGGGRGEDIRRNAMKWKASAAEATNEGGSSYNNLKTFVDEIAQGGC; this is encoded by the coding sequence ATGCATGTCTCAAAATTTGAGCAACCAGAGCCATTTGCACAGAGCAGGTACAGCCTATACACCATCATGGTCCGGCCCCACTTCCTCCTCATAACATTTCCGATCCAGGGCCATATCAATCCCGGCCTCCAATTCTCCAAGCGCCTCATTCGCTTGGGGGCGCACGTCACCTTCGTCACCAGCGTCGCCGCCCGCCGCCGCATGGCCAAAACCCCCGATCCCGACGGCTTGACCTTCTCCACCTTCTCCGACGGCTACGACGACGGCTTTAAATTTATTGGTGGCGACCCCGGCAACTACATGTCCGAGATCAGGCGCCGTGGCTCCCAAGCTCTCACTGATCTTGTCGTGTCCAGCGCAAACGAGGGTCGCCCATTTACTGGCTTGGTCTACACCATCCTCCTCCCCTGGGTTGGGGACGTGGCGAGTGAACTTCACCTCCCATCAGCGCTTCTTTGGATTCAACCCGCCATGGTTTTGGACATATACTACTACTTCTTCAATGGTTATGGTGATGTCATCAGGAACAGCAGCAATGACCCCTCCTGTCCGATACAATTACCGGGACTGCCATTGCTCACTAGCCGTGACCTGTCGTGCGTCAGCCTTGCTTCAAATGCGCATACTTTTATGCTCCCAACACTGCAAGAGCAACTTGAAGCGcttgaaaaagaaagcaagccGATAATACTAGTGAACACCTTTGATGCACTGGAGCCGGAGGCGTTAAGAGCGATCGAAAAGTTCAATTTGATTGGAATTGGGCCGCTAACGCCGTCTGCTTTTTTGGATGGAAAAGATCCATCCGACACTTCTTTTGGAGGAGATCTTTTCCAAAGCTCCAAGGACTACATCGAATGGCTCAACTCCAAGTCCAAATCATCCGTTGTATACGTGTCGTTCGGGAGCATATTGGTGTTATCCAAGCAACAAATGGAGGAAATTGCACGTGGATTGTTGGAGTCTGGCCGCCCCTTCTTGTGGGTCATAAGAGATAAGCAAaacggagaagaagagaaggaagaagatatATTGAGTTGCATGGAGGAATtggaagaaaagggaaaaatcgTGCCATGGTGCTCTCAATTTGAGGTTTTGTCACATCCTTCGTTGGGATGTTTTGTGACACATTGCGGGTGGAATTCAACTTTGGAGAGCTTAACTTGTGGGGTGCCAATGGTTGCGTTCCCCCAATGGTCAGATCAAGGGACAAACGCGAAGTTGATCGAAGACGTGTGGAAAACGGGAGTGAGGGTGACTGCAAATGAGGATGGAATTGTGGGAGGTGATGAGATCAAGAGATgcttggaattgattttaggaGGAGGGAGAGGGGAAGATATTAGAAGGAATGCTATGAAATGGAAGGCTTCGGCTGCGGAGGCTACCAACGAAGGCGGTTCTTCGTATAACAATCTTAAAACTTTTGTCGATGAGATTGCACAAGGTGGTTGTTAA